In the Theobroma cacao cultivar B97-61/B2 chromosome 1, Criollo_cocoa_genome_V2, whole genome shotgun sequence genome, one interval contains:
- the LOC18611304 gene encoding zinc finger CCCH domain-containing protein 49 yields MAHRLLRDHEADGWERSDFPIICESCLGDNPYVRMTKADYDKECKICTRPFTVFRWRPGRDARYKKTEVCQTCSKLKNVCQVCLLDLEYGLPVQVRDTALSLNSNDAIPKSDVNREYFAEEHDRRARAGLDYESSYGKVRPNDTILKLQRTTPYYKRNRAHICSFYVRGECTRGAECPYRHEMPVTGELSQQNIKDRYYGVNDPVALKLLNKAGEMPSLEPPEDEGIKTLYVGGLDKRVTEQDLRDNFYAHGEIETIKMVLDKACAFVTYTTREGAEKAAEELSNKLVIKGLRLKLMWGKPQAPRPESETSEGGMQQVAVAHSGMLPRAVISQQQNQFQPSGPGVQDQPQPMQYFNIPPPPQLDRAFYPSMDPQRMGALVPSHDGENKSGSEKPQQGQHYPYQAMPPPPGQYPHQLYPPYGYMQPMPPYQQYPYHPAMPPPQAPPATQQYQHSGPPRPPPPVSGPSTSTPPVSSSSGSAPPVPGPSADASGSSHQ; encoded by the exons ATGGCACACAGATTGTTAAGAGATCACGAGGCAGATGGTTGGGAACGCTCCGACTTCCCTATCATTTGTGAATCATGCCTTGGTGACAATCCATATGTTCGAATG ACCAAAGCAGATTATGATAAGGAGTGCAAGATTTGTACAAGACCATTTACGGTCTTTAGGTGGAGGCCTGGTCGTGATGCAAGGTATAAGAAAACTGAGGTTTGTCAGACATGCAGtaagttgaaaaatgtttGTCAAGTCTGCCTTCTAGACCTTGAATATGGATTGCCAGTTCAAGTTCGGGATACTGCTCTTAGTTTAAATTCCAATGATGCCATTCCAAAGAGTGATGTGAATAGAGAGTATTTTGCTGAGGAGCATGACCGCAGG GCCAGAGCTGGTTTAGATTACGAATCCTCATATGGGAAGGTACGGCCAAATGACACTATTCTGAAGCTTCAGAGAACAACACCATACTACAAAAGAAACCGAGCACATATTTGCAGTTTCTATGTGCGGGGTGAATGTACAAGAGGTGCTGAGTGCCCTTATAGGCATGAGATGCCAGTAACTGGGGAGTTGTCACagcaaaatataaaagacCGTTACTATGG GGTGAATGATCCTGTGGCACTAAAGCTACTCAACAAGGCTGGTGAAATGCCTTCTTTGGAACCTCCTGAGGATGAGGGCATTAAAACCCTTTACGTGGGCGGCCTTGATAAAAGGGTTACAGAGCAAGATTTAAGGGACAATTTTTATGCCCATGGTGAAATCGAAACGATAAAGATGGTGCTTGACAAAGCATGTGCCTTTGTAACTTACACAACCAGAGAAGGAGCTGAGAAGGCTGCAGAAGAGCTTTCTAACAAGCTAGTCATAAAGGGTCTCAGGCTGAAGCTTATGTGGGGTAAGCCCCAGGCACCAAGACCGGAGTCAGAAACCTCAGAGGGAGGCATGCAGCAGGTAGCAGTGGCTCATAGTGGAATGTTGCCCCGGGCTGTAATATCTCAGCAGCAGAACCAATTTCAGCCATCTGGGCCTGGCGTGCAGGACCAACCCCAACCTATGCAGTATTTCAATATCCCACCTCCACCTCAGCTGGATAGAGCCTTTTATCCATCAATGGATCCTCAAAGGATGGGTGCCCTGGTTCCATCTCATGATGGGGAGAACAAATCTGGATCAGAAAAACCGCAACAAGGGCAACATTATCCCTATCAAGCTATGCCACCACCGCCTGGGCAATATCCTCATCAGCTTTATCCACCATATGGGTACATGCAACCAATGCCACCTTATCAGCAGTATCCATATCATCCGGCAATGCCTCCACCTCAGGCTCCACCAGCAACTCAGCAATATCAGCATTCTGGGCCACCAAGGCCTCCACCTCCTGTGAGTGGACCTTCAACAAGCACACCACCAGTGTCTTCTTCATCAGGTTCTGCACCTCCGGTTCCAGGGCCATCTGCTGATGCATCTGGATCATCTCATCAGTGA
- the LOC18611305 gene encoding uncharacterized protein LOC18611305 has protein sequence MGNCQAAEAATVVIQHPGNKIERIYWSVSANEVMSSNPGHYVALVVTSPTLKNENGMPLKQLKLLKPDDTLIMGQVYRLISFEDVLKEFAAKKSVKLGKLLKERGLGLGMELKRKDLAAASNLNPKLNSKTENCSSVKVEQEVNRLGSSGGSSGSSRFMGRHHGGGGGGQWRPALQSIAEIGT, from the exons ATGGGAAACTGTCAAGCAGCTGAAGCAGCTACCGTGGTGATTCAACATCCAGGGAACAAGATCGAGAGGATTTACTGGTCTGTTAGTGCTAATGAAGTCATGAGTTCAAATCCAGGCCATTACGTTGCACTTGTGGTAACCTCACCAACgttgaagaatgaaaatggCATGCCATTGAAGCAGCTCAAGCTCTTAAAACCTGATGACACTTTGATAATGGGCCAAGTTTATCGACTCATTAGCTTTGAAG ATGTTTTGAAAGAGTTTGCTGCAAAGAAGTCCGTGAAGCTGGGGAAATTGTTGAAAGAAAGAGGGCTTGGGCTCGGGATGGAGTTGAAGAGAAAGGATTTGGCAGCTGCTTCCAATCTGAATCCAAAGCTTAACTCGAAAACTGAGAACTGCAGTTCTGTTAAG GTGGAGCAGGAGGTTAATAGACTGGGAAGCAGCGGTGGCAGCAGCGGCAGCAGTAGGTTCATGGGAAGGCATcatggtggtggtggtgggggGCAATGGAGGCCAGCCTTGCAGAGCATTGCAGAGATTGGAACTTGA